The nucleotide sequence ACTTTTCAACTCAAGCTTAACGGGCAGGTCATCGAGATTCAAGTAAAAGACCGGTTTGACCTGTTGCTTGACAAGCTAGGCATGAGTGCTGCTACCGTTGGCAAGGTGAATGAAATGAAAGCACCGATGCCAGGCCTGATTGTAGCCATCCGGGTGGAACCAGGCCAAACAGTACAGAAAGGCGACCCACTGCTCGTGTTGGAGGCTATGAAGATGGAAAACATTCTGAAAGCTCCTGGTGATGGCACTGTAGCAGCTATTAAAGTAGGCTTGCGTGACAACGTTACAAAAGGACAAGTCCTAGTTCAGTTTAGCTGAAGACGCTTAGGCGTGTACCCTCATTCGTAAAGCTTTATTACCCCTGATTTTTCACTAAACCTCCCTTGTTTTGAAATACAAAAGAATCCTGCTAAAGCTGAGCGGCGAGGCTCTGATGGGCCAGCAGCAATACGGTATTGATGCTGTACGGCTTATGCAATACGCCGAGGAAATTAAATCAGCGGCCGCAACAGGTACGCAGGTAGCTGTCGTGATTGGGGGTGGTAATATTTTTCGGGGCGTACAAGCAGCTGCGCTAGGATTGGATCGAGTGCAAGGCGACTACATGGGCATGCTGGCTACGGTCATCAACTCCATGGCGCTGCAAAGCGCCTTGGAAAAGCTGGAGGTAAGCACTCGTCTGCTGTCGGGGCTGACCATTCAGCGGGTGTGTGAGCCGTATATCAGACGGCGTGCTGTCCGTCATTTGGAGAAGGGCCGCGTCGTGATTTTCGGTGCTGGCATTGGCTCACCATACTTCACTACCGACTCGGCCGCCTCTTTGCGCGCTATCGAAATTGAAGCCGACGTTGTGCTGAAAGGCACTCGCGTGGATGGTATCTACACTGCCGATCCTGAGAAGGATCCTTCTGCTGTTCGTTACCCCGAAATTACTTTCGAGGAAGTAATGGAGAAGAACCTGAACGTGATGGATATGACCGCTTTCACGCTGTGCAAGGAAAACAACCTGCCCATTATTGTCTTCGATATGAACCGAGAGGGCAATCTTCAGAAGTTGATTGATGGAGAAACCGTAGGTACACTCGTAACCATGAGCGGAGGTAATCTGTCGGCTGCAGTTGACCCTAAGCATAGCAGCCTCCAACCCAGTTTGGATACTCCTACTGAGCAAGCATAATTTGGTTGATTGCTGATTGTTGCCATTGCAATGGCTGATCGGCGATTGGCTACTGACAATTGGTAACCAACTAATCAATTTCCCCAAATGGACGAAGAAATTCAGTTTTACCTGAGCGAAGCCGAAGAGTCAATGGGCAAGTCGCTGCAACACACGGGCCTAGAGCTTAGCCGTATCCGGGCAGGCAAGGCGTCGCCGGCCATGCTCGATTCGCTGCGTGTAGACTACTATGGTACCCCAACTCCTATTGCACAGATTGCCAACATATCAACCCCTGATGCTCGCTCTCTGTTGATCAAGCCCTGGGAGAAGAACATGATATCAGAGGTAGCCAAAGCCATCAAGAACAGTGACCTTGGCTTGAACCCAGCTTCAGATGCAGAAGGCGTACGGCTGAACATTCCGCCCATGACGGAGGAACGTCGGCGCGACTTGGTGAAGCAAGTGAAGAATGAAACGGAGAGCGGCAAAGTACGCATTCGGGGCATTCGCAAGGATGTAAATGAGTCTTTGCGCAAACTGCTGAAGGATGGTGCGGCCGAGGATGCTATCAAAGATGCCGAGGCTAAAGTTCAGAAAGCAACCGACAGCTATATCAGCAAGATCGATGACTTGATGAGCAAGAAGGAATCAGAAATTATGACTATCTGATTTGTTCTGCCTCTCAAACAGCAAGGCCCACCAAGTGAACTTGGTGGGCCTTGCTGTTTGATATGAGACTTGCTACTTCTGCCAATATCCTTGAGCCACAATCTGATTCTCTACAGCTTCAGGCACGAGGTAACGAATGGACTTACCAGCTTGGATGCTGTTCCGCACAAACGTGGCAGATATATCGAGCAAAGGCGCTTGCACTAGCTGCACGCGTGAATTATGCGTGTCAGGTGAGGTAACAGACCCAGGTCGTGGGTACACATAAATATCGAACTCTTGCTGAATACGAGCTGAGTCTTTCCAGCCGGCTAAGCCAACTAAATTGTCGCCTCCCATTAAGAGCACAAAGTCCAGTTCCGGATGCTGCCGCTTAAGTACATCAAGGGTTGTAATGGTGAAGTTGGGCTTAGGCAACTGAAACTCCAAGTCAATGGCCCGGAGCAAGTGGTTGCCCGCAATAGCTGCTGCTACCAGCGACAACCGATCTTGTTCTGGCAAAAGCTCCTGATTGACCTTGTAAGGACTTTGAGGCGACACGACTAGCCACACCTCAGTTAAATCGGTGTGCGTGGCCATATACTGGGCCAAGATCAGGTGGCCTGTATGAATCGGGTTAAAGGAACCAAACAATAACCCAACCCGCGTCCGAGCAGCAGTTAAGCTCACAGAACAGCAGAATCAGTTGCAATAAAATCCAGCACCAATTTCTCGGCGGCGGCTATTGCCTCGTTGAGGTCATCGTTGACTACCGTGACATCAAATCTGTCCTCGAAGGTCAGTTCGAAGTTGGCTTTGTAAAGACGAGCTGAAATGCTAGCAGCCGAGTCTGTAGCACGGTGCCGTAGCCTACCCTCTAAGATCTCCAAAGAAGGTGGCTTCACGAAGATAGCCAGTGCCTGGTCCTTGTAGAACTCTTTGATGCTTAGCCCACCTTTTACGTCAACGTCGAGCACAGCATGTTTGCCGCTTTCCCAGATGCGCTCAATTTCAGACTTGAGAGTGCCATAAAAGGCACCCTCGTATACTTCCTCCCATTCTACAAAAGCATCTTCCCGGATTTTCTCCTGGAACTCCTGTACGGAAATGAAGTAATAGTCCTTGCCATTGGCCTCGGCACGTCCCCGACGGTCGCGAGTACAAGCAGAGATGGAAAAGCTTAGCTCTGGAATTCGCTCCAGTAGCCGATGAACTATAGTGGTCTTACCGGCCCCCGAGGGGGCAGAAAATGCGATGATTTTGCCCTGCATCGGGCAAAATTATACCATTTCCGTTTGTAAGCGCGACAAAATAGTTTGCGACAACGAATTAGGAGCGCCCTTATGGCCTACATACGTAGTAAGGAAGCCGATAAAAGCTTGTTGTTTAGTGATGTCCTCAAAGCATGGAGAACAGTCATCGACGTGGCTGACGATATATTCTTCGTCTTCCACAGTAGGCTCATGACCTACTACTAGCTGGTCGAGTATCATATTCACACGTTCACAGTCGGCAGCCTCTGATGAAATGGGCTGCGTGGTAGATTTGGTTTGAGCGGTAGATGTGTTTTCCATGATTGGTTCCTTGTATTTAGTTGGTTGAATCGTCCTCTTCGTCGTCAGTTTCTGATCCTTCAGCGTTTCCACTGTAGCCCATCGACTGCGCATATTTCTCCAACTTGTCCTTCAAAAAATTGCGGGCCCGGTGGAGGCGTGAGCGAACTGTTCCGATAGGGATGTCCAGCACTTTTGCCATCTCCTCGTAAGTGAACCCTTCTAGGTCGCAGAGGATAATGACGGTGCGAAAATCCACGGGCAGTGAGTTTAGTGCGCTAGCCACTTCGTCGCCGATGAGGTCACGCACGGCTTGCTGCCGCATATCAGACGAGGTACCACCCACGTCACTGTCGGACTCGACGTCTTCCGAATTGTAGTAGCCCTCAATTTCGCTGTAGTCGACTTTGGCGGGTTGCTTACTCTTCTTTCGAAAGTCGTTGATGAACGAGTTTTTCAGGATGCGAAACAGCCATGCTTTGGCGTTGGTTCCCTGTTCGAAGTACTCGAAGAACCGATAGGCCTTCAAATAGGTCTCCTGGACGAGGTCATTGGCGTCGTCCTCGTCGAGTGTGAGACGGAAGGCAAAATTGTACAGAGAGTCGATTACAGGCATGAGTTCCGCCTGGAATCGTCGGTCCTTTTCTTCCTTACTTAACTTCGGAACCCGGTCGGGAGAGTCGCTCATAGAGGCTCAGCAGATAGCGGCGGAGGTTTGAAAACCGCCTTTTAACAAATGTACAGATTATACTATCCCGTTCAAGCAGGCAGTCCAACTGCGCCCCGAGCATCGCGTTCTGCACTTACTACTAAAAAACCGTAGATAAATACAAACATATTGAAGCCGATTTGCAATTGTAGCAGCGAATCAACCAGATTCGCTACACTCATGATGATCAGGAAATGTATGACGTACGGATTTCTACGTAGCACAGGTTGCAAAAAAGGCCCAAACAGGACGATTAACCAAAGTAGCAGCCCAACTACTCCTCCTCCAACAAGATATTCTAGGTACTGGTTGTGTGTCATAGCCCAGTTTTTGGGTTCCATCCCAAAGTCGCGGTAGCTATACTGCGAAAGCATAGCCGCATCTACGTCAGCCATGCCAACGCCTAGAATGGGATGCTCCTGCGCTATCAGTACGGCCGTCTCCCAAGCAGCCAAGCGTTTGGAGGCCGAAAAATCGTTGATATCCTGATTGGTTTGGTAATGGTCGATGTCATAGAAGGTGGTGTCTACTCGCTCCTTCACTGACTCCAGATAGGTATACGCCACGAACGGCAAGCCAACCATAGTGGCCAGCATAACTAGGCCTAACAGAAAGCGCTTTTTCATCACTATCAGGATGAGTGCGTCGCACAAAAACATAACATACATTACCAGCAGACCCGTCCGGTAGGCTAGCACATGCATTACGGCAGCAAGTAGTACTGCACAGACGAGTAACACCCAGCGAACAACTGGCGTCGCAACAGTATGGGAACGCAGCAAGAGCGCAAAGAAAAAAGCCAGCGCAAGCAGAATGCTGAAATGAATGTGAAATATGCCCGTGATGGCGGGCACGTTGTGTCCGATATTAATTAGGCGATTGGCCTCACTAGGGTCGAGCAGATAGCGCCAGAGGGTGCCAATCCCTAGTAGTGTAGCAGTAACCACATAAAACAAGCCGATGCCAAAACGCTGGCGCGAACTTAAAGGAACCGCGACAGCAAATACCAAAGGCACTACTACCAGGGGCAGCTTCCGATATATTTCGTGGCGCCATATATCCAGCTCTACTGTGTAGAGGACACTAGCAGCCAAAAAAACATAAAGTAGTCCTAGGCTTACAACGGTTTTCAACCGCAACCATTGGCTTAGGCTCTCACGCAAGCGTGGCTGTGTGCCAGCAGCCAGCAACCCTACTATTGGGCTAAGGGCAACAAAGGCTCTAGAAGCAAACAGCCCCACAACTGCTGCCACACACGCCAGCAGCAACAGGTATTGAGATAAACGCCCCTCCTGGTAGAGCTGACGCAGAGGAGAGGATACAAGTACTTCGGTCATAAAAGATAACAGGAGCCATAACTTAGCTTGGCAAGTTAGGCATTGGTTGCCACGCAATGATGTGCTGGAATGCAGCTACGGGAGTCAAGGCTTTAATACAGGTACACGCAGCAGGCTGCGCCCGGCAGTCTTGGCAGTCGGGCCGGTTGAACACGTGGTAGGCGGCTCGTGGTCCTAGAGGCGCCCAACGACCAGGGTGCATAGGACGGATCGGAGGATAAAATCCTAAGGTATAACGCCCCAAAGCAGCTGCCAAGTGTAGTGGGCCTGTGCTTCCGGCAGCTATGCCATCCGCTTCATTTAAGAAAGCCAGCAGTTGAGGTAGCGTTAGATGCCCCGTTAAATCGGCAGCTAGGAACGGGCGGTGCTCGATGAGCCACTCCCGAAGTTCTTCCCCTTCGGCGGCAGTTCCCGTCACAAACACACGGTGCCCAGCCGCATGCAACAACCGGGCTAATGTTCCGAAGTGTGCTAGCCCCCACTCACGGGCGCTGCCTCGGCTGCGCGGATGCACCACTACATTGAGCTGCGTTGCCGTCCGCTGGCTGAGCAACTGCTGCCACTCTGCTGCCAACGGCTCGGTGGCTTGCAGTCGAACAAGTGTAGCTACTTCAGGCAATGCCATCGGGGTAGCAGCTGCATGGAGTGGAGCAAGTAACTGCAGATTGAGCTGTGCCTCGTGCAGCAGAGAGTTTCGGCGGCTTAGCGCAACCAAGCGGTTGCAGGTGAACCAGTGAAATAGCCGGTTGCGCGTACCTATACGAACCGAAATTCCCGCTTTAAGGGCCAGGCGAGCGAGTAATTTATTGGGGAATACGTGCAGAATAACTTCGGCCTGTTGTGCTCGAAGTACTTTTAGTTGCTCGGTTTCGGGGAGGCCAGCCAGATGATCGAAATTCAGAAACCCATCTACCCACGGGCATGCCTCCGCTACCGCCTGAGTGTAAGTTCGGCCTATTACTATCACTCGGCACCCCGGAAATAGCTGCTTGAGTTGCCCACATACTGGTAGCGTGAGCACCACATCACCAATAGCATCGGTACGGCTGACGAGGAAAGTGCGCATCAAGGAAAGACAAATGAAAGGCAAACCAGACAACAAGTAAGGCAGCAATTGTGGGCATTACTACTACACATGCTACTTCACGCTGTAGTATCCTTACTTCTGAGCTTGAGCTTGGCAAATTTCAGGAAAACACCCCAAGCAGAAATAACAGCAATACTCAACCCAGCAAACCCATCGAGGAAACCCAGCCGAAAGAAGTAGCCATACATGAACTTCCACCACGGCTTAAGTAGCAGATGAAACAGCGTGACCTTCCACCGGCCACGTAGCCATAGCTCATCGGCGGCAATGCTGGTGAAGCGGTTAAGCTGGCTAACGTGCTCCTCCACGGAATTGTAGGAGTAATGCAGCAAATCCCCTTTCAACTCCCCAGCTACATCCCCCGTCTCCAACTCGAAATGCTCGTGCAATAAGAGGCCTTGCCACTGTCCTAGTCGTCGGTTGTAGAGCCGTAGCTTCCGGTCGGGGTACCAGCCGCCGTGGCGGACCCAGAAACCGCAGTAATTGGTGAGCCGCGCCAGCGTGTAGCCTGCTTGTTGCCAGTCCTGCTTCACCGCCAGTATGCTCTGGCGCAGTTCTTCGGTTAGTACCTCGTCAGCATCGAGTTGCAGCACATAATCATACCGAGCCTGAGAAGTAGCAAAGTTCTTCTGCTGCACGTAGCCTTCGAAAGCATGCTGAATGACGCGCGCTCCTTGCTGCTGAGCTAATTCTACGGTGCGGTCAGTGGAGAAAGAATCCACCACCAACACTTCGTCTGCTATGCCTTGAAGAGCCCCTAGGCACCGGACAATATTTTGCTCTTCATTGAAGGTAATGACGACGACGGACAGAGAAACAGGCAGCATGTGATGCAAATATCCAAGATTTCGGCGGTCCGAGTTACTTCTTGAACCGATGTGGCACCAAACACCACGCCGTATGGATTGGCGCCACCCACATATACAGTTCGGCTAACGCGGATTAGGTACCGGCCACACAGCCAGTCGTCAGTTGCTCGTTGAGCATTAAGCAACCTGCTTATCACTTCAAGGAATATTAAGGTAACTAGCCAGCCTCAACCGTTAGCTTTCGTATATCCAGCTTTATCACCTCAACTTTAACGTATGCCTACTCTGAAAGACAAAATCATTCTTGTGACAGGAGCCACATCCGGCATTGGAGAGGTGACAGCCCGCGAGCTAGCCAAACAAGGAGCACACGTGGTATTACTAGCCCGCAACGCCGAAAAAGCGGAAGCAACCCGGCGTAATATAGTAGCCGCCGCGGGCCACGACTTAGTTGGCGTTCTGCTCTGTGACCTGTCAGACTTAAACCAAGTGCGCAAAGCGGCCGAGACATTCAAACGCATCTACCCACGCCTGGATGTGTTGGTAAACAACGCAGGCCTGCTCTTCGGCACTCCCCGCACAGTGTCAGTTGACGGCTATGAAATGGGAGTAGCTACCAATCATCTTGGCCCTTTCCTGCTTACCAGCTTGCTGTTCGATGAGCTTCGGAAGAGTGAAGATGGCCGCATTATCAACGTAGCCTCAGAAGCCTATCGGTTTGCTAAACCCAACATAGCTGATTTCCAATCGGAGCGCCACTACAACCCACTACGGGTGTATGGCAACACCAAACTCTACAATATCATGTTCACGCAGGAGCTGGCGCGGCAACTACGGGACCGTGGCATCACCAACGTCTCCGTCAATGCTGTACATCCTGGCGCGGTGGCCAGCAATTTCGGCACTAGTTCTAGCGTCTTGCTATCTACTATCACCAAGCTATTCCGGCCCTTCATGCTGTCGGTGGAAGAAGGAGCGGCAACCAGCATCTTTCTGGCCTCCGAACCTACTTGCGCCGAAGTTAGCGGGGGGTATTTCGAGAAGAAGCAAGCCAAACCCGTGAAACACCCATTTAACACTCTCGATAATGCGCAGGCGCTGTGGCACGAAACAGAGCGTCTGGTACAGCGAAACTTCTTTCAGGACTAAGAAAAACTCATCTACTCTATCTCCTCACTACTACTGTGATACTTGCCTGGTCCTTACTCAATTTATCATTACTGCTTCTGGTTCTATATGCCTACTGGAAGGTAGGCCACTTTCTGAGCAAACATGTAGGGAAAGGAGTAGCGCTACTTTTTGTGCTTGGCTTTTTTCCTTCAAGACCAATTCTTCAACCCCTGCCGACACAGATGGAAATATGCTAGCTGTTAAGCCGCAATCCAGTAAACCAACCAACCGATCATCCACTATTCGCACTCCTTTAGGGCGTAGCATCGATATTTCATTTATCATCAACTACCAACTCGACAGCACTAAAGCGACACCAACAGGCTTCTATGCTACTGCTTCAGGGTTTACCCTTGGCCATCGGTGGACACCAGTAGCAGGATACGTAAATCAGGAAGGCGACTCGTTGCAATACCATGCAACTATGAAACATGAGTGGCAGCTACTGAATTTTTACGCGAAAACAGAATTCGAAACTTATTCTGGAAGCGTAAGTAGCAAGCAATAATCACCTTAAAAGCAAAACCCCGCCTGGCACGATGCCAGGCGGGGTTTTGCTTTCTAAAAACGCGTATCGCTTAGTAGCGGTACAGGTCGGATTTGAACGGGCCTTCTACCGAAACTTTGATGTAGTCAGCTTGCTTAGGCGTCAACTCGTCCAACTCAACACCGATTTTGGCGAGGTGCAGGCGAGCTACTTTTTCGTCGAGGTGCTTCGGCAAGGTATACACTTGCTTCTCGTACTTGTCGGCATTCTGCCACAACTCCAACTGGGCCAACGTCTGGTTGGTGAAGGAGTTCGACATTACAAACGAGGGGTGGCCAGTGGCGCAACCAAGGTTCACCAAACGGCCTTCAGCCAGGATGATTACCTCTTTGCCTTCGATGTTGTAGAGGTCAACTTGTGGCTTCACCGTGTCTTTGGTGTGACCATAGTTCTTGTTCAACCACGCCATGTCAATTTCATCGTCGAAGTGACCGATGTTGCAGACAATGGCCTTGTCTTTCAGGCTGCGGAAGTGCTCCTCAGTGAGGATGTCACAGTTGCCAGTAGCCGTCACCACGATGTCCGCTTCTTTCACAGCGTTGGTCAGCTTCTTTACGGCGTAGCCGTCCATGGCAGCTTGCAAGGCGCAGATTGGGTCGATTTCCGTTACAATAACGCGGGCTCCAGCACCAGCCAAGCTAGCAGCGGTACCTTTTCCAACGTCACCGTAGCCGGCCACTACCGCTACTTTGCCAGCCATCATCACGTCGGTAGCCCGACGGATAGCGTCTACTGCCGACTCTTTGCAGCCGTACTTGTTGTCGAATTTCGATTTAGTAACCGAGTCGTTCACGTTGAAGGCAGGGAACTGCAGCGTGCCGTTCTTCACCCGCTCGAACAAGCGCAGTACACCAGTAGTCGTCTCTTCCGAAACGCCTTTGATACCAGCGGCTAGCTCGGGGTACTGGTTCAGCACCATGTTGGTCAGGTCACCACCGTCGTCGAGGATCATGTTCAGGGGCTCGCGCTTCTCGCCGAAGAACAGCGTCTGCTCGATGCACCAGTTGAATTCCTCTTCGTTCATGCCCTTCCAAGCATACACCGGGATACCAGCAGCCGCAATAGCGGAAGCAGCATGGTCCTGGGTGGAGAAGATGTTGCACGACGACCAGGTTACATCAGCACCCAAGGCAATCAGGGTTTCGATGAGAACCGCCGTTTGGATGGTCATGTGCAAGCAGCCAGCGATACGAGCGCCTTTCAGCGGCTTCGATGCACCGAACTCTTCACGTAGCGCCATCAGGCCAGGCATCTCAGCTTCGGCCAAACGGATTTCCTTACGGCCCCACTCTGCGAGGCTCATGTCTTTTACTTTGTACGGAACGTAAGCCGTGGTCTTGGTCTCAACCATGATATAGAAGGTTTTTTGCGAGTCAACTGCAAAGATAGCTAAAATGTTATTTGGGCTTTAACACAAAAAAGCCTGCCCAGTGAGAGGCAGGCTTTTAGCTATGAGCTATTTATGCTTTAGTTGTTCTGAATAATAACTGCTTGTGCTCGCTGAGCGGTAGGAACGGCTGCACCAGCAATACCACGCACAACGACGGTGTAAATTTTACCTGCTTCGAAAGTTTTGGTACCAGTTCCGGAGCCAGAGCCGTCACCCACTACTAATACTTGCGTGCGTGGTGTACCATTGGCCGTGATAGTTAGGTTGAGAGCCACTCCAGCATTTAGCGCCACAAAGCTGGAAGCTGCACCAAAGGCAACATCAGGCGTAACATCTGTACCAGCAGCGCCGGGAAGAGGTGAAGGCAAAGTCAGCCGGACAGGCGAAGGAGCATCAACACCTAGATGTACTACCCGAACTTTGGCTTGACCAGCTGCAGGTGCAGTCAGATCATCTTGAATGGGAAGCAGCCCTGCGCTCCCAACACCATTGGTTGGCGAATACGCAAACACTGTGTAACTCTGGTTTCCATCAATAGTAAGCGCCTGCTCAGTGACTACCTGACTACCGTTGTTGATACGAAACTTAGGAGAACCGGCGTTGACATTTAAGTAATTAGAACTTTGCCCGTAGTTGAGCTGGCCCACTTGTTGGTCGTTTACAAATGCTGTGACCTGTACGTTGGCCGAGGCAGCAGCGTGCGAAATCAGCACTCTTCCTTGCGCGGGGGTAGCTGGGTTATCATCATCGCCACAGCTTGCGAAAGACAATGCAGCAGGAAGGGCGGCGAGTAGGAGAGAACGGCGAAATAAAGTGGAAAAGGTTTTCATCAGTGGGCACTATGGTGAGAGGAAATACGGTATTGCGCTCAGAACGTAAGTGTGGTTCCTTTTGTTGAGCTGCCATTAGAATCTTTTTGTTGCTGAGAGTCTTAGCTTCTTGCCTGAGACTTTATTAAATTTGTACTATGCATTACCTCACCTCGCTCCCCTACCGCGCACACCATCGCTCACTTGTCCTATTTAGTATGGCCACAATGCTGTTCAGCTCCCCGCTGTACGCACAGCAAAGTCCGCCTACGATTCAACTAAGCCCCGAAGATCAGAACCGGGGACTAAATGGACCTCAGAAGAACTTTTATTTCGCCACCAAGACCAACCCTACCGACGACGATTACCAGAACGCTGGCTATTTCGGACAGCGGTTGCGCCCTTACTTAGCGGGCAACACAGAGGCTCTCGATAATTTGAACAGCTACCGTCGTCAGAAGTGGCTGTTTTTGGCGGAACGGGCTGTATTCATAAGCTCAGTGGCTACCTACGGTGCTCAAGTACTGCACGGCGACGGACCTCAGCAGTACTTCAACAACGTTCAAAAAGTAACGATAGGTGTAGCAGCCGCTAGCTTGCTGTCCAACGTATTTATCACGCGCCACACCAACGAGCACTTCGAGCGGGCCGTGAATGCACACAACGCAGGCTTCCCAGCAGCTCATCGTACGGGCGGCATGTTGCGTCGTCTTGCACCAAGCGGTGTTGGCATGGGAGCGGCTCCTACCGGGCAGCCGTTGCTGGCCTTGCGTTGGCAGCTTCGCTAGCACTTGTGGCATAAACGGGCTAGCGTTGTTTGTTGTAATAAACGAAGTTCAGCACGAATTTGTAGGAGAAGGCACTCTTCCCCGCATTGAAAACGTTTACTTCACAGCACATGCTACCACAAGCGCCTTACCTTTGGGCTTGATTGGGGCCGTGGATGAGCACGATGGCCAACCACGCTTTTTTTTGTCCGTAGGAGTAATACATGGAATTTCCGTTGCCCGAGGCGGCTCGTCGTTACGTTGCCAAGCATCTGTACGACGACCCCGCTCAACTGGCCCTGCAAGCCCGCCGTTACCCTAGTCTACCCGTTCCGGAGTTGGTACGCCAGATTCAGGCGCGCCAGAAGGCCCGTCTGAAAGTACCCGCCTGGGCCGACAACCCTGACTTGATTTTTCCACCGACTTTGTCGGTAGAACAAGCTTCTTCGGCCCGTACTGGTACTTTCAAAGCATCGTTGGTTACGGGGCAGCGCCTCGTTGACCTCACAGGTGGCTTCGGGGTGGACGTTTCGTGCTTTGCAGAGCAGATACCAGAAGTGCATTATGTGGAGCGCAACGCGGCCTTGGCCGATGTAGTACGCTTCAACCTGACGCACCTGGGCATCACCAATGTGCAGTTTCACACGGCTGATGCCGTGAACTTCCTGCGCAACACGCCTGATACCTTCGACTGGATCTACCTCGATCCTGCCCGACGTGACACGGCGGCTAAGAAGATATTCCGGCTGCAAGACTGTGAGCCTGATGTGTTGCGCCTCATGCCGCTGCTGTTGCACAAAGGGCGGCGCGTCTTGCTGAAAACTTCGCCTATGCTTGATATAGATCAGGCGGTGTTGGAGTTACGTCAGGTGCGCCGCTTGTGGGTAGTAGCCGTCGATAATGAATGCAAGGAGGTGTTGTACGAACTGGGCCCTGAAGCGGCCGTCGACCCAGAGCGCTACACTGTGAACCTGCTTCGTACGGGTGAGCAGCAGGAGTTTCGCCTGAACAGGGCCCGCGAAGCCCGGGCTATTTCCCGCTATGCTGAGCCGCAGGACTATCTGTATGAGCCCAACGTTGCAGTGCTGAAGGCAGGCGGGTTCCGTAGCATCGGCACGGCGTTCGAGCTACTGAAGCTGCACCAGCATAGCCACCTCTACACTTCCGATACGTTACGGCCTGAGTTTCCAGGCCGTATCTTCCGTATCCGGGCAGTGGAGCGCTATGATGCAGTGGCTATCAAAGTGCATCTCGGCCCCGAGGCTCGCGCCCACGTCACGACGCGTAACTTTCCCGACACCGTAGCCGATTTCCGCCACCGCACTGGTATTCGCGAAGGCGGCGACACGTATCTGTTTGCCACCACCAACTTGGAAGGCAAACTGATGATACTGGTCTGCGAAAAACTGTAGCAAGCGCGGTTGCTGTGGGGCTGCGTAACAAACGCGGCTCAGACAGCAACCGCACTGCTTTTAGCGAGCGGGGCTGGTCCATTTGCTACCCTTAATGCGGAAACGCCACGGCAGCGCGGCATCGTCGCCGGCATAATCTATTCCTACACGGGGGCTGGCTAGTATCAGGTCTTCGGCTACCGGTTCCTGCTGATCTTCCAGCCAAATGGTTGTTCCGGTAAGGTCGGTGCCGTAGTGCTGGGTACTGATGCCAAGTGCTTGAGTGAGCAAGCCAGGACCACCTGTAAGGTTGCGCTTGACCTCTGTTACTCCGCGGCGGAGCAGCATTTCTGGGATGCCCACAGTGGGTTCGATTCCTCGAATCAAGACAGCATCGGCTTTGCCCGCTTCGTTGGTGATAATGTTGAACAAGGCGTAGCGCCCGTACACG is from Hymenobacter tibetensis and encodes:
- a CDS encoding glycosyltransferase family 9 protein translates to MRTFLVSRTDAIGDVVLTLPVCGQLKQLFPGCRVIVIGRTYTQAVAEACPWVDGFLNFDHLAGLPETEQLKVLRAQQAEVILHVFPNKLLARLALKAGISVRIGTRNRLFHWFTCNRLVALSRRNSLLHEAQLNLQLLAPLHAAATPMALPEVATLVRLQATEPLAAEWQQLLSQRTATQLNVVVHPRSRGSAREWGLAHFGTLARLLHAAGHRVFVTGTAAEGEELREWLIEHRPFLAADLTGHLTLPQLLAFLNEADGIAAGSTGPLHLAAALGRYTLGFYPPIRPMHPGRWAPLGPRAAYHVFNRPDCQDCRAQPAACTCIKALTPVAAFQHIIAWQPMPNLPS
- a CDS encoding glycosyltransferase family 2 protein, with product MLPVSLSVVVITFNEEQNIVRCLGALQGIADEVLVVDSFSTDRTVELAQQQGARVIQHAFEGYVQQKNFATSQARYDYVLQLDADEVLTEELRQSILAVKQDWQQAGYTLARLTNYCGFWVRHGGWYPDRKLRLYNRRLGQWQGLLLHEHFELETGDVAGELKGDLLHYSYNSVEEHVSQLNRFTSIAADELWLRGRWKVTLFHLLLKPWWKFMYGYFFRLGFLDGFAGLSIAVISAWGVFLKFAKLKLRSKDTTA
- a CDS encoding SDR family oxidoreductase, which gives rise to MPTLKDKIILVTGATSGIGEVTARELAKQGAHVVLLARNAEKAEATRRNIVAAAGHDLVGVLLCDLSDLNQVRKAAETFKRIYPRLDVLVNNAGLLFGTPRTVSVDGYEMGVATNHLGPFLLTSLLFDELRKSEDGRIINVASEAYRFAKPNIADFQSERHYNPLRVYGNTKLYNIMFTQELARQLRDRGITNVSVNAVHPGAVASNFGTSSSVLLSTITKLFRPFMLSVEEGAATSIFLASEPTCAEVSGGYFEKKQAKPVKHPFNTLDNAQALWHETERLVQRNFFQD
- the ahcY gene encoding adenosylhomocysteinase, with amino-acid sequence MVETKTTAYVPYKVKDMSLAEWGRKEIRLAEAEMPGLMALREEFGASKPLKGARIAGCLHMTIQTAVLIETLIALGADVTWSSCNIFSTQDHAASAIAAAGIPVYAWKGMNEEEFNWCIEQTLFFGEKREPLNMILDDGGDLTNMVLNQYPELAAGIKGVSEETTTGVLRLFERVKNGTLQFPAFNVNDSVTKSKFDNKYGCKESAVDAIRRATDVMMAGKVAVVAGYGDVGKGTAASLAGAGARVIVTEIDPICALQAAMDGYAVKKLTNAVKEADIVVTATGNCDILTEEHFRSLKDKAIVCNIGHFDDEIDMAWLNKNYGHTKDTVKPQVDLYNIEGKEVIILAEGRLVNLGCATGHPSFVMSNSFTNQTLAQLELWQNADKYEKQVYTLPKHLDEKVARLHLAKIGVELDELTPKQADYIKVSVEGPFKSDLYRY
- a CDS encoding DUF4397 domain-containing protein — its product is MKTFSTLFRRSLLLAALPAALSFASCGDDDNPATPAQGRVLISHAAASANVQVTAFVNDQQVGQLNYGQSSNYLNVNAGSPKFRINNGSQVVTEQALTIDGNQSYTVFAYSPTNGVGSAGLLPIQDDLTAPAAGQAKVRVVHLGVDAPSPVRLTLPSPLPGAAGTDVTPDVAFGAASSFVALNAGVALNLTITANGTPRTQVLVVGDGSGSGTGTKTFEAGKIYTVVVRGIAGAAVPTAQRAQAVIIQNN
- a CDS encoding class I SAM-dependent methyltransferase, with translation MEFPLPEAARRYVAKHLYDDPAQLALQARRYPSLPVPELVRQIQARQKARLKVPAWADNPDLIFPPTLSVEQASSARTGTFKASLVTGQRLVDLTGGFGVDVSCFAEQIPEVHYVERNAALADVVRFNLTHLGITNVQFHTADAVNFLRNTPDTFDWIYLDPARRDTAAKKIFRLQDCEPDVLRLMPLLLHKGRRVLLKTSPMLDIDQAVLELRQVRRLWVVAVDNECKEVLYELGPEAAVDPERYTVNLLRTGEQQEFRLNRAREARAISRYAEPQDYLYEPNVAVLKAGGFRSIGTAFELLKLHQHSHLYTSDTLRPEFPGRIFRIRAVERYDAVAIKVHLGPEARAHVTTRNFPDTVADFRHRTGIREGGDTYLFATTNLEGKLMILVCEKL